The following nucleotide sequence is from Alkalihalobacillus sp. LMS39.
CCATATTCGCTAACAGTTTATCAATTCTCATCATGCACCTCGTTTTCCACTTCCCTTGCTATTTTCTTGCCAAAATGACCTAATGTATCGTTCATATAACTTTGAATGACACCGCGGCTCGTAATTTCAAGCGAATGTTGAAGCATCTCATCGTTCACTTTTTGGTTTTGTAGTTCTTTTTTTACGATAACAGCAAACTGAATCGCCATTTCCGTCACTTTTTGATTCATGAATAATACATCTTCTTCAGCTGCTTCCATGAGTTTCATGTCTTTTAAAAACCATTGCCCAACTTGGGTGATTTCTTCTTTATCATTTCCTTCAATCGCTAACATCGCTTTATTATCTTTCATACTTTGTTCGGCATGTCCGACAAACTTACAAGGAATAATTTTACCATGCTTTATTAGCTTCTGTACGTCTTTTTTCATCATCGCCGTAGCAAAATAATAAAATACGCAATTCTTTGAAAAGAGATGACCATACTCTTCAAAAAAAAGGAGCATACGCCTCAGCAGGTAGTGTCAGCCATACATGTGTCGCCTTTGGAAACTCGTTTGCCGAAACTTCAAAGAGCACTTTTGAATGGCTAACTGCTTTATTCAGCTTCTCCTTATTTCTAGAATACAATCCAACATGAACATCAGGCTGTTTAAATTGTAACAGACATGTCGCTAATTTTCCGTAGCCAATTAGTATAACCATCTGTATCTCCTCCATAATATTAGGTTAAAAAAAGGCCGCCCCAGTAGGTGATAATTCCCCTTTGGGACAACCTTCATAAAAGAAGCGTCGTCGGTTTCTATCTTTTCTCTAAAGTTGTCATTTCCCTAATCTTCCTCGGTCTCAAACATGTAATAGCGCGTTCTCATATTCACATTTAATACAATTCCAATCGCAAGCATATTTGTCATTAACGCACTTCCTCCATAACTAATAAAAGGAAGAGCCAAACCAGTAATCGGCATTAAACCAATCGTCATAGCGATATTTTGGAAGATTTGAAATACTAATAATCCGATAACACCAGAAACTAAATACGTTCCGAATAAATTATTACAGCTAAAAGCAATGATAATCATCCGATAAAACATAAAGAAATAAATGACGAGTAACACGGTCGCTCCAATAAACCCGAACTCTTCTCCAATGACTGTAAAAATGAAGTCGGTATGAATTTCAGGTACTCGCCCACTTTGAGATTGTAATCCTTCCATAAATCCTGAGCCATATAATTGTCCAGAGCCAATTCCTCGTAATGCTTCTGTTAACTGATAACCATAACTTGCTTCATGACTTCTTGGATCTAGCCACCCGTATATCCGTTCCATTTGGTGAGATTCAATGACTTTTGAAAAAATAGAAAAATAATTATTGTGTAACCAAATTAAAAAACCTAATCCTGCCACTCCTAACGATCCTAACAACCCTAACATTCTCCATGTTACACCAGACATAAGCACCATAGTCGCCATTATGCTTCCGATAACTAATGCTGTTCCTAAGTCAGGTTGAATTAGAATTAAGAAAAACGGAGGTAATCCAACTGCCATTATCTTTCCAACTAATATAACATCAGAAGCAAAACTTTTTTCTCTTCCTTCTTTTGTTATTCGGTATAGCAAATGTGATAACGCGATAATAACAAAAATTTTCACAAACTCTGACGGTTGAAATTCAAAAAAACCAAGGTCAATCCAGCGTCTTGACCCATTTTTCACCATTCCTCCAAAATGTACCCATAGTAATAAAATAATTCCTATGACATATAAGGGAATTGAAAAGCTTCGTAATAATTCATAATCAATGGTCATAACCGCTACCATTAAAATTAACCCGGCAATAAACCAAATCACTTGTCGCTCAACGAAATAAGTCGGGTTACTTGGAAAGTACTGACCGGAACCACTATACACTGCAATTAAACTAATACACATTAATAAGAACAGTAAAAACAATAATGTATAGTCAATTTGTTGCCAATACGATTTACGTTCTTCCAT
It contains:
- the rodA gene encoding rod shape-determining protein RodA, with the translated sequence MEERKSYWQQIDYTLLFLLFLLMCISLIAVYSGSGQYFPSNPTYFVERQVIWFIAGLILMVAVMTIDYELLRSFSIPLYVIGIILLLWVHFGGMVKNGSRRWIDLGFFEFQPSEFVKIFVIIALSHLLYRITKEGREKSFASDVILVGKIMAVGLPPFFLILIQPDLGTALVIGSIMATMVLMSGVTWRMLGLLGSLGVAGLGFLIWLHNNYFSIFSKVIESHQMERIYGWLDPRSHEASYGYQLTEALRGIGSGQLYGSGFMEGLQSQSGRVPEIHTDFIFTVIGEEFGFIGATVLLVIYFFMFYRMIIIAFSCNNLFGTYLVSGVIGLLVFQIFQNIAMTIGLMPITGLALPFISYGGSALMTNMLAIGIVLNVNMRTRYYMFETEED